The Ascochyta rabiei chromosome 3, complete sequence genome segment CGCTGCCATCCAGGGTTGGTAATATTTGGGTACGATGGCGCACAGAGTGACGGCCGCCCTGTGTGCAAGCACCGGGGCGAGAGGGGCAAGTTCGTCACAGTCGCAGTATGCTCGAGTGTGGAGGTATCTTTTGGATGTAGAGGCTATCTACATCATATCTTCATGTCCATCGTGACCGCTTTTCGTGCGTCACCAAGTCATAGAAagtgtaatgcacctaacACCTGTATTCGTTGTAGGTCGTCAAGTACACTATCCGCCCCACGAAACCCATGCAACCAGTAACCCAAACCATTTACTTGAGAGGAATGAAACGGGAAGAGTGAGTGGCACCAATACCGGGCCTTCCGTGCTTGACGGGCTTGCTGCGTGGTTGTTAGCTGTCTGGTCCAATATTCGCATCGTCTGGTCCGAGGGGCTACGCACTATGAGATGGAGAATTCGGCGAGGTAGTGGCCAACCATCTCGGGCTTGATCTCGACCTGGTTGAACTCCTTGCCAGAGTAGACACCGATGACGGAGCCGATCATCTCGGGGACGACGATCATGTCACGGAGGTGGGTCTTGACGAGGTCGGGCTTCTCGTTGGGCTTGGCCTCCTGCTTGGACTTGCGGAGCTTCTTGATCAGACCCATGGGCTTGCGCTTGAGACCGCGGTTGAACCTTCTGCGGGCACGGGCGTGGACGAGGTCGCGGAGCTCCTCAGAGCCGAGGTCGAGGAGCTGGTCGAGGTCGACTCCACGGTAGGAGAACTTGCGGAACGAGCGCTTGGCCTTGAGGGCTGTGGTGTGCTGTCAGCCCGTGTCCTTCCATACCAATGCTTTGCGAGCGTCTGTGTTTTGCTTCTCCGTCTATCAAGTGCACTGCGCATCCTTCGCTGTCTCGTACTCAAAAATTTCGTGGCGGGATGGAGAGGGATTCGCGAGGGCAAGAGGGAGTGGGAGTGTGAGTGGGAGCGTACCGGCAGCCTCCTCGGCGTTCTATGTTGCTGTTAGCAGGCGCATGCAATACTTTGTTGCAGACAGTACTCACGTATTCGGAATCAGCCATGGTTGCGGTGGTCGAGAAGCTAGAAAGTTGACTCGATGGGGGCAATGTCGTTCACAGAGTCGAGTTGGATCGAGGTGGTCGCGGTCACAATTTCGACGCTCGCTTAGCAAAGTGGCAGCGGATGGACTTGGCGCGCCGCCACCAATCGATCCCCCATGCTCCACGAACACCAAAACGATAAAAAGTGAATGCAGATTCGCACAGCAACGGAAGTATTGGAATGATGTATCTGAATTGCTGATATGTGCTCTGTATCCCTTTAAATCTGTAGACCTTATGTGCAGTCGCAGTTGCGCGAATGCACTCAGCCTCCAGTGACATGGAGAGTCGACTATGCATATTCCCCCAACTGGACTTCCCAAACGCGGCAAACACAATGATGCTGTCGATCTCGTGGGTTCATGAGCTCCTCGCGGGCAGCAGTACAAACCATTGACACGTGCGTGGATCGACTTTGATTTCATACTCAGCTGCGAAAGTTACATACATTTGGAGAACAAGTGGAGGGTGCATGGCTTCATTCAGGGTATCCTGGCAGACAAATTCTAAACTATTGCCGCCTAACTGTTCTTCATATCCTCCCAATAGCACGCTCGACACCGCCCAAATGGGTCTGTTCATACCGCATGATTCCCGTATTTGTCGAGAGATTGACGTGATCATACTTCGTAGCTGGGGTGTCCGTTTGGTGATACGCTTAGTCGAAGAGACCGAAGCCCATGTCGTCATCGgactcctccttctcctcctccttggCCTCCTCAGCGGGCGCGTCAGCAGCACCGCCGGCGGCAGCGGCGCCACCAGAAGCGGCGgcagcaccaccagcaccaccggAGGGAACGGAAGCAAGCTTCTCGGAACCGGAGGCGATGAGCTAAGAAAAGTCAGTCACCGTATGCATCATAGCCGTCGATCAGCGGTCTGATCTGCTGTGGGCGCATACCTCGTTGATGTCCTTGCCCTCAAGCTCGGAAATCAGGGTGTCGAGGCGGGACTCGTCAGCCTCAATGCCAACAGACTCAAGGACAGCCTTGACATCGGCAGCGGAGGGAGAGGTGTTTCCACCGAGTCCAAGGAGGAGGTAGGCCGCGAGGTGCTTCATTTTGAATGTGGTTGTCGAAGAGTGTTTCTGGGTAGGAACAGGAGCGCAATCGATTTAACCTGAAATAATTAGGATTTTAAGCGCAGACCTAGTCGCAAAGTAATCACCTACCGTTCTAACGGAGACTGGAGCTTCAAGTTCTCGTCGTGGGTAGCGATCGAAAAGTTTGAAGCGAAATTCAAGTGGGATGCGACCGGCGCCGGCCAAACTGATCGGATGCACATCGTGCACGGACGCAGACTAAGGCACGTGATGATTCCGCTTGGCTTTATAAACCGTTGCCAGCGGGCGCCACTGACCTCCTCATTCTGTTTCTTGATTGTCTGCGAGCCCAATATCCTTCCGTCTTCGCCTCCCCGCTCTCCGCACGCCCGCGACCGTCCTTACCGCGACCGCCCATAAATTCGTTTCTCTACCTGGAAAGCATGTACGACTTGCCCAAGCGATACGACCGGTAACACTGAGTCAAACGCTTTTCAGCCGCCCACTATGAGCGTAAGTTTGGCTTGGCTCCCTGCGCCAGCACCACACTGATCTTCCCCTGCAGGCTTTCCGAGATATCATGTCCATAGTCGGACCTGGGACGGGGAAGACAACAGCCGCACCCAAACAAGGGCAACCGCAGCCTGCCGGAGCCTCAAAATCTACCCCGCgacctgctgctgctgggaCGAACGGGACGACACCAGCACCGCAGCTCAAGCGCAAAGCATCAGGTCCGGCAGACAACAGCCAAGTCAAGGTTCCGCGCAAGGATAGTCCAGCCCAGTCTGTGCAGTACAACGGTACTGCTCGTCCAACAGCAACCGCTGGCGCGGTGAGGCCAAACCCACCTACTACAACAACCGTACCATACCGTGGCACAGCAGCACCATCATCGACGAAGGCCGTAAACCCTGCAGCAAAGAAGCCTGTCGCACCCACAGTTGCTCCCCGAAAGGCAACCCCGCCTGCACCGAGACCTGCTTCCGTAAGCACTTCGTCGACTAGTGCAGCTCCTGCGTCAAAGCCTAAGGGATATCTGGCACTACTTCAGAAAGCCAAAGAGAAGGATCTCACCAAGCCTGCTACGCCTCCGGTTACCGTTGCGCCCAAAATCTTAACAAAGAAAGAACGCTTGGCACTCAAGGCAGAGGCAAGTGCAGTTGCCAAGGGGAAGAAGCCAGGTACAGCACCCGCAGCAAAAGCCACAGAAGTCAAGGGTGATGCTTCCAAGGTCCAGCGCAAGCCCACAGAAGTAGGTTACCAAGGAACTGCACGACCAGCCAAGACTGCTGCGCCGATTGGGTACAAAGGGACGGCGCGTCCCCAGAGTGCCACTGCACCTTCTAGCAGGGGTGGAACGCCTGCAGCTAAGTCAAAGTCGAAACCAGAAAAGGGTCGTTACGATGGCTACGCTGACTGGTCTGACCTGGATGACATGGACGATGACGAAGAAGACTATGCTTCTGATGCTTCTTCTGACATGGAAGGTGGCATGTGGGACGTCGAGCaagaagaacagctagcGCTCAAGGCGGCAAAGAAGGAGGATGCAGAAGCACTGGCCGAGGAGATGAGGCTCAAGCGcgagaaagaagagaagaagcgGAAGCTGTTGGCACTGTCcaaggcagcagcagccaagAAGAAGTACTGATTTCTTTCCTCTCCCTTTGGCGTTTCTACGATTACACGGCATATCATACCATACCAGGATACGGGGCGTTTACTGCATTTCGGCGATTGCATAGCTATGGGACGGACTGCATTTCTTCGGTACAGGCGTACACCCGAGTCTGGTTCATCAACGATTGTGTTATTACAGTGAGTCGTTATAGACAAGGCCACACCTAGTGTATAGTTTAGGAGGCTGTCAGTGACAAGACCTTTGTCACAACAATGACAACGAACGACTGTGCATATTGCAGTCACACGACCCAACATGCACACCTGACAAGTGCCTCGTTGATACTGTGTGAAGTATTTTGCGTTGTACGATTGCTAAATTGATTTTACTTGACAACATTCTATCCCCCGCCAGCTCATCAGCAAACGCAGCAGCTGTGACATGGACGTTGTCGCGTCGAAAGGCCGCATCAGCCAGACCCTCGTTCCCTCGGACTCGACGTGGCCTCGAACACCACCCATCTTTCCAAATACGACACCCGCACAAGGACACCATGATCGAAGCGTTCAGGCGGAGAGGAAGTGCAATCGTTGAGCGGCCGTACAAGCCGAATGTAGAACATGGCGGCAGTTGGATGTAGAATGGTGGTCATGTCTCGCACACGTGTCTCGCGCAGGAATCTGCAGCTCGGCCGCCATGGATTGTCTTGTGCGACACCAACCTCATGGTCGCACGATCCGCCTGTCCAGCCACGGAGCGGTGCTGGATATGCATTGTCCAAGCATGATCGGTAGACGACTGCACATACACCCGAGTGATGAGGTTGGTGTTGTACACCGATGGACTTTGTTTCTCGGCCAAAGGGTATGCAAATGCTCGCGTTGTTGTCAGATGGAGCACGCTTTGTCCTCGACAGACAAGCCATTGTTTGCTGTCTCAAGGAATGCCTGCACAATAGCAATACGTAGTAGAATCACTGCTGGCCAAGACTAAGCATGACTAGCTTGTTCACCTACTGACCATGTCTACAGCCAGCTTGGTAGGTGCATGGATGGGATGACGCACAATGTCTACAGCCAGCTTGGTAGGTGCATGGATGGAATGACGCACAATGTCTACAGCCAGCTTTGTATGCATGGGATGATGCACAATGTCTACAGCCAGCTCGGTATGTGCATGGAATGAGGCAAAGACTGGCAGAGTTGGAGACAAGTTTCAAGGCAGGGCGAGATATACCACCACCGCTCACTTCAGGTTACTGCGTACAGTGACTGGTGATGCACTAGACTATGGATGGAGGCGTTCGATAAACAGTAGCCTGCTCAACAACTACTGGCTGGCGACGCTGCCTGCATCGACGGCCTCGCTTGCTCGATTGGGTGGGAAACAAAATCGTGAAACGAAGGGTAGTCGTTTTCGGGCAGGGGTCGGAAGCGCGCGGTGACGGGTAGGCCTGGCCATGCTTGCTTGCATCGTGCTCTTGTCGGGATGGAATCATGATCAACAGATTGGCACTCCCATTGCCGTGCCCAGTGACCATGTCCACGCCTTTTCTCTTACATGCATCGAGTTTGAAGTGAGCGTCAGAATGGCCTCAGGCCAAACGGGCATGGTCTCACAGTCTCACTCTCGCATCTGCCTGAGGCGTGGCCCAGACGGGCAGCGGGCGAAAGCTGACATTTTGCGCCGACGGAGGGGTGCGGCCCCCATGTGGAGACC includes the following:
- a CDS encoding ribosomal protein S15 yields the protein MADSEYNAEEAAALKAKRSFRKFSYRGVDLDQLLDLGSEELRDLVHARARRRFNRGLKRKPMGLIKKLRKSKQEAKPNEKPDLVKTHLRDMIVVPEMIGSVIGVYSGKEFNQVEIKPEMVGHYLAEFSISYKPVKHGRPGIGATHSSRFIPLK
- a CDS encoding 60S acidic ribosomal protein P2; the encoded protein is MKHLAAYLLLGLGGNTSPSAADVKAVLESVGIEADESRLDTLISELEGKDINELIASGSEKLASVPSGGAGGAAAASGGAAAAGGAADAPAEEAKEEEKEESDDDMGFGLFD